A stretch of the Ascaphus truei isolate aAscTru1 chromosome 4, aAscTru1.hap1, whole genome shotgun sequence genome encodes the following:
- the LOC142493074 gene encoding sulfotransferase 6B1-like isoform X1, whose amino-acid sequence MAAPGSRVPSQAFAVWDKMLSWEHFLEKYSAAKQMPEDKLLFNYNGVLYPTNICCQKTFEVMEAFDAREDDVMIASYPKCGTNWTFQLLQDMVYTIHNKQPPPFVPVLEFGSPDNFESINTLASPRIIGTHVQLDRIPKSAFKNKAKILVVLRNPKDTAVSYFHFYKTNPMFPTFDSWDEFFPHFISGKGTFVASVFFFFCFCQICSK is encoded by the exons atggcggcgcccggaagtagag TACCTTCACAAGCATTTGCAGTTTGGGACAAAATGCTAAGTTGGGAACACTTTCTGGAAAAGTATTCTGCTGCTAAGCAGATGCCTGAAGATAAGTTGCTGTTCAATTATAATGGAGTATTGTACCCCACCAACATCTGCTGTCAGAAGACCTTTGAGGTGATGGAAGCCTTTGACGCCAGAGAAGATGATGTGATGATAGCATCTTATCCTAAATGTG GAACAAACTGGACTTTCCAGCTCTTGCAAGACATGGTATATACCATACACAATAAACAGCCACCACCATTTGTTCCAGTTCTGGAATTTGGAAGTCCTGACAATTTTGAG AGCATCAACACATTAGCTTCACCGAGGATTATAGGAACACATGTGCAACTTGATAGAATCCCCAAGTCTGCTTTTAAAAATAAAGCCAAG ATATTAGTTGTTCTTCGAAACCCAAAAGACACAGCAGTGTCATATTTTCATTTCTATAAAACAAACCCAATGTTTCCAACCTTCGATTCCTGGGATGAGTTTTTTCCACACTTTATCAGTGGTAAAGGTACGTTTGtagcttctgtttttttttttttttgcttttgccAAATCTGTTCAAAATAA
- the LOC142493074 gene encoding sulfotransferase 6B1-like isoform X3 has product MLSWEHFLEKYSAAKQMPEDKLLFNYNGVLYPTNICCQKTFEVMEAFDAREDDVMIASYPKCGTNWTFQLLQDMVYTIHNKQPPPFVPVLEFGSPDNFESINTLASPRIIGTHVQLDRIPKSAFKNKAKILVVLRNPKDTAVSYFHFYKTNPMFPTFDSWDEFFPHFISGKGTFVASVFFFFCFCQICSK; this is encoded by the exons ATGCTAAGTTGGGAACACTTTCTGGAAAAGTATTCTGCTGCTAAGCAGATGCCTGAAGATAAGTTGCTGTTCAATTATAATGGAGTATTGTACCCCACCAACATCTGCTGTCAGAAGACCTTTGAGGTGATGGAAGCCTTTGACGCCAGAGAAGATGATGTGATGATAGCATCTTATCCTAAATGTG GAACAAACTGGACTTTCCAGCTCTTGCAAGACATGGTATATACCATACACAATAAACAGCCACCACCATTTGTTCCAGTTCTGGAATTTGGAAGTCCTGACAATTTTGAG AGCATCAACACATTAGCTTCACCGAGGATTATAGGAACACATGTGCAACTTGATAGAATCCCCAAGTCTGCTTTTAAAAATAAAGCCAAG ATATTAGTTGTTCTTCGAAACCCAAAAGACACAGCAGTGTCATATTTTCATTTCTATAAAACAAACCCAATGTTTCCAACCTTCGATTCCTGGGATGAGTTTTTTCCACACTTTATCAGTGGTAAAGGTACGTTTGtagcttctgtttttttttttttttgcttttgccAAATCTGTTCAAAATAA
- the LOC142493074 gene encoding sulfotransferase 6B1-like isoform X2, with the protein MLAVPSQAFAVWDKMLSWEHFLEKYSAAKQMPEDKLLFNYNGVLYPTNICCQKTFEVMEAFDAREDDVMIASYPKCGTNWTFQLLQDMVYTIHNKQPPPFVPVLEFGSPDNFESINTLASPRIIGTHVQLDRIPKSAFKNKAKILVVLRNPKDTAVSYFHFYKTNPMFPTFDSWDEFFPHFISGKGTFVASVFFFFCFCQICSK; encoded by the exons atgctggcag TACCTTCACAAGCATTTGCAGTTTGGGACAAAATGCTAAGTTGGGAACACTTTCTGGAAAAGTATTCTGCTGCTAAGCAGATGCCTGAAGATAAGTTGCTGTTCAATTATAATGGAGTATTGTACCCCACCAACATCTGCTGTCAGAAGACCTTTGAGGTGATGGAAGCCTTTGACGCCAGAGAAGATGATGTGATGATAGCATCTTATCCTAAATGTG GAACAAACTGGACTTTCCAGCTCTTGCAAGACATGGTATATACCATACACAATAAACAGCCACCACCATTTGTTCCAGTTCTGGAATTTGGAAGTCCTGACAATTTTGAG AGCATCAACACATTAGCTTCACCGAGGATTATAGGAACACATGTGCAACTTGATAGAATCCCCAAGTCTGCTTTTAAAAATAAAGCCAAG ATATTAGTTGTTCTTCGAAACCCAAAAGACACAGCAGTGTCATATTTTCATTTCTATAAAACAAACCCAATGTTTCCAACCTTCGATTCCTGGGATGAGTTTTTTCCACACTTTATCAGTGGTAAAGGTACGTTTGtagcttctgtttttttttttttttgcttttgccAAATCTGTTCAAAATAA